One genomic segment of Hordeum vulgare subsp. vulgare chromosome 2H, MorexV3_pseudomolecules_assembly, whole genome shotgun sequence includes these proteins:
- the LOC123425858 gene encoding NAC domain-containing protein 82-like isoform X1, producing the protein MAQTCLPPGFRFHPTDVELVSYYLKRKIMGKKLFVEAISEVELYKFAPWDLPDKSCLQSKDLEWFFFCPRDKKYPKGSRTNRATPNGYWKTSGKDRTIKLNSRIVGLKKTLIFHEGKAPKGNMTDWVMYEYKMEDETLDVAGFSKDAYVLCNIFKKSGLGPRIGEQYGAPFDENEWENLDVGSSIFSFAPSSGVEDPQVESSALATAVIQEPFAPQQSVQFSEHVNICSNEDNNAPPEIDGIWLEELAMFFNDSPNHDIALPQNSGLPPMSELEAQAFKMNTAELYDQLAGLAQSGDMSNVNFPAGDVGVTENDFQQSNSGFPGAGCSWRFALFCFPWRLRVGCWLGFAS; encoded by the coding sequence ATGGCTCAAACTTGCCTGCCACCTGGCTTTCGTTTCCATCCAACAGATGTTGAGCTTGTTTCTTACTACTTGAAAAGGAAGATTATGGGGAAGAAACTTTTTGTTGAAGCTATCTCAGAGGTTGAGCTGTACAAATTTGCTCCTTGGGACCTTCCTGATAAATCCTGTCTCCAGAGCAAAGATCTTGAGTGGTTCTTCTTTTGCCCCCGTGACAAAAAATATCCTAAAGGGTCTAGGACGAACCGTGCCACACCAAATGGTTATTGGAAAACAAGTGGAAAAGACAGAACAATTAAGCTGAACTCTCGCATTGTTGGGTTGAAGAAGACATTGATTTTTCATGAAGGCAAGGCACCCAAAGGCAACATGACAGATTGGGTGATGTATGAAtacaaaatggaagatgaaacttTGGATGTTGCTGGTTTCTCAAAGGATGCTTATGTGCTCTGCAATATATTTAAAAAGAGTGGGCTTGGCCCAAGGATTGGTGAGCAATATGGGGCTCCTTTTGATGAAAATGAATGGGAGAATTTGGATGTTGGAAGTTCTATCTTCTCTTTTGCACCCTCGTCCGGTGTAGAGGATCCACAAGTCGAAAGTTCTGCCTTGGCTACTGCAGTTATTCAGGAACCATTCGCGCCTCAGCAGTCTGTTCAATTTTCTGAACATGTTAATATCTGTTCTAATGAGGACAATAATGCGCCTCCTGAAATTGATGGAATTTGGTTGGAAGAACTGGCAATGTTTTTTAATGATTCTCCCAACCATGACATAGCTTTGCCACAGAATTCTGGTCTCCCTCCAATGTCTGAGCTTGAGGCTCAAGCTTTTAAGATGAATACTGCTGAGCTCTATGATCAATTAGCAGGACTTGCCCAGTCAGGGGATATGTCTAATGTAAACTTCCCTGCTGGCGACGTGGGTGTTACTGAAAACGATTTCCAGCAATCAAACTCTGGATTTCCGGGCGCCGGATGTAGTTGGCGATTTGCTCTGTTCTGCTTCCCTTGGCGGCTTAGGGTGGGCTGCTGGTTAGGGTTTGCAAGCTGA
- the LOC123425858 gene encoding uncharacterized protein LOC123425858 isoform X2, translating to MFLEPLPNCPAASAVSNPTLLLRLASRFRFRRHRHRRVSGSKRTRLPALEGSPHPPSWCCCCWCGRGCVCWCWRGHCRRRRRLPDRNKACAPPPDPPHRPSTRRRTHPLPCCCLPPPPPSSSGYRRRRPSLGLFWTQTPVLSFPTAYVMQTGPTTAASGSAYAEFGKTKVIVLVFGPRESKKAMLYSDTGRLNCSVSYTTFATGIRGHVCCLISSHRFYLENILSQSHIFENKD from the exons ATGTTTCTGGAACCGCTCCCGAACTGCCCCGCCGCCTCCGCCGTTTCAAATCCCACACTGCTCCTCCGCCTCGCCTCCCGCTTCCGCTTCCGCCGCCACCGCCATCGCCGTGTGTCCGGGAGCAAGCGGACGCGACTTCCGGCTTTGG AAGGATCTCCCCATCCGCCTtcatggtgctgctgctgctggtgtggCCGTGGCTGCGTTTGCTGGTGTTGGAGGggccactgccgccgccgccgccgcctaccTGACAGAAACAAGGCATGTGCGCCGCCGCCGGACCCGCCTCACCGGCCCAGTACTAGGCGCCGGACCCATCCTCTCCCCTGCTGCTGCctcccgccgcctcccccttcctcctctgGATATCGACGCCGCCGGCCATCCCTCGGCCTCTTCTGGACACAAACGCCGGTGCTCTCCTTTCCTACAGCCTACG TTATGCAAACAGGGCCAACTACTGCTGCGTCAGGGTCTGCTTATGCAGAATTTGGGAAGACAAAGGTCATTGTGTTAGT GTTTGGCCCAAGGGAGAGCAAGAAAGCAATGTTGTACAGTGACACTGGTAGGCTCAATTGCAGTGTGAGCTATACAACATTTGCCACTGGTATACGTGGACATGTATGCTGTTTAATTAGCTCTCATCGATTTTATTTGGAGAATATTCTTAGTCAATCACATATATTTGAAAATAAAGATTGA
- the LOC123425858 gene encoding uncharacterized protein LOC123425858 isoform X3, translated as MFLEPLPNCPAASAVSNPTLLLRLASRFRFRRHRHRRVSGSKRTRLPALEGSPHPPSWCCCCWCGRGCVCWCWRGHCRRRRRLPDRNKACAPPPDPPHRPSTRRRTHPLPCCCLPPPPPSSSGYRRRRPSLGLFWTQTPVLSFPTAYVMQTGPTTAASGSAYAEFGKTKVIVLVFGPRESKKAMLYSDTGRLNCSVSYTTFATGIRGHGLKIKIDSMHL; from the exons ATGTTTCTGGAACCGCTCCCGAACTGCCCCGCCGCCTCCGCCGTTTCAAATCCCACACTGCTCCTCCGCCTCGCCTCCCGCTTCCGCTTCCGCCGCCACCGCCATCGCCGTGTGTCCGGGAGCAAGCGGACGCGACTTCCGGCTTTGG AAGGATCTCCCCATCCGCCTtcatggtgctgctgctgctggtgtggCCGTGGCTGCGTTTGCTGGTGTTGGAGGggccactgccgccgccgccgccgcctaccTGACAGAAACAAGGCATGTGCGCCGCCGCCGGACCCGCCTCACCGGCCCAGTACTAGGCGCCGGACCCATCCTCTCCCCTGCTGCTGCctcccgccgcctcccccttcctcctctgGATATCGACGCCGCCGGCCATCCCTCGGCCTCTTCTGGACACAAACGCCGGTGCTCTCCTTTCCTACAGCCTACG TTATGCAAACAGGGCCAACTACTGCTGCGTCAGGGTCTGCTTATGCAGAATTTGGGAAGACAAAGGTCATTGTGTTAGT GTTTGGCCCAAGGGAGAGCAAGAAAGCAATGTTGTACAGTGACACTGGTAGGCTCAATTGCAGTGTGAGCTATACAACATTTGCCACTGGTATACGTGGACAT GGGTTGAAAATAAAGATTGATAGCATGCATCTTTGA